One window of Trifolium pratense cultivar HEN17-A07 linkage group LG5, ARS_RC_1.1, whole genome shotgun sequence genomic DNA carries:
- the LOC123885307 gene encoding uncharacterized protein LOC123885307: MNIEVGNHGGNSTKIPTNVESEQGWKKVLLEKIWSWLKHKDKDEWLKDMRGNLSLVATVIATMTFQMALNPPGGVRPAKDDGDNNADDIACSNQSNVTLAVCPGEAVLAVIFSDQYKDFLRWNTICFIASLSVLHVLVSGISLNHRFPMWILSIGMCFTVTSLAITYINAVSMVTPDPVWKSAKDFQKKLVWVWIGLMSFLAFLHTLRLIIWVFYIRKCKVLATTPNIARKNVSPA; the protein is encoded by the coding sequence ATGAACATAGAAGTGGGAAATCACGGTGGTAATTCAACCAAAATTCCAACAAATGTGGAATCAGAGCAAGGTTGGAAAAAGGtattattagaaaaaatatGGAGTTGGTTGAAACACAAAGACAAGGATGAATGGTTAAAGGATATGAGAGGAAACTTGAGTTTAGTAGCAACAGTCATCGCAACAATGACATTTCAAATGGCTTTAAATCCACCCGGTGGCGTTAGGCCAGCTAAAGACGACGGAGATAACAACGCAGATGATATAGCATGTTCAAATCAATCTAACGTTACTTTGGCCGTATGTCCAGGTGAAGCTGTCTTAGCCGTTATATTTTCAGATCAATATAAGGATTTCCTTAGATGGAACACAATATGTTTCATTGCATCGCTAAGTGTTTTACATGTGCTTGTGAGTGGAATAAGTTTGAATCATAGGTTTCCTATGTGGATTTTATCAATAGGGATGTGTTTCACTGTCACAAGTCTTGCTATTACTTACATAAACGCAGTATCGATGGTTACACCAGATCCTGTTTGGAAATCAGCTAAGGATTTTCAAAAGAAGTTAGTTTGGGTTTGGATTGGATTGATGTCTTTCTTGGCTTTTCTCCACACACTACGTCTCATTATTTGGGTTTTTTACATCAGAAAATGTAAAGTATTGGCAACCACTCCAAACATTGCAAGGAAGAATGTTTCACCAGCTTGA